Genomic DNA from Gemmatimonadota bacterium:
GCGCCGGCGTTCACCAGTGCCGCGTCCGCTTTGACGCGCAACTCCGGCGCAACGCCAGGGGCGGCGGGACGGCCGCCAAGCGCGTGCACGGCGTCGATCAGGTCGCCTTCGTGATTGAACTGCGCACAGACCACGGTCACGCCGAGCTCAGCAGCGGCATCCAGCAATCGCGCTTCGATTTCGGCGAGGGTTGTGGTGCCGTACACCGCGGGCTCACGAGTGCCGAGCAGATTCAGGTTCGGCCCGTTCAGGACGGCGATTCTCATTGATCTTTCAATCCCTTGAGCCACCCGCCGAACTGTTCAAGGTCGGCAGCACTTCCAGGCTCGTTAGACGGGGTGGGCGGCGCCGGCGGCGCCTCCGCCTCGCTGTCGGTAGCAGAAAAGAATTGGTCGAAACGCAACATCTGCGATTGACGCGTGAACGGCTTTTGCGACGGTGTGGCACGCGCGCGTGGTTCACGAAACACGCTGTCGAGCGACAGCTCGGACGCGGCCGGCTGCGTGGGCTTTCCCTTGATGGGCGGCTCGGTCGGTTCCACGGCATTCGCGACCGCCGCGTATGCGAGCGCCACGTTCTCGTCGGCCGCGGTCGGCGCGACGTGACCAAAAAGCGCGTCGAGCGAGCCACCGGCAACCACGTTGGTCGCTGGGAGCGCAAAGGTCGCGAACTCTCCTGACGCGCCTGTGACGGGAACAGGAGCCGTAGCCGTCACAGCTCGCACGGCGAACGCCGCGAAAAACTCGCGCGCCGTTGGCCCGGTTGGAGTCGGCTCCGTGTCGTGTTCCTGAAGCGCAGGAGCAGACGCCTCGAAGGCTTCCGCGACCTCTGCCGCCTCCGGAGTAAGCGCCACCTCGGCGATGCCCGCGGTCTCGGCGGTCTCGGGGATCTCAGCGGCGTCCGCCACCTCGGTGGTCTCGGCGGTCTCGGCGACGTCTGCGACCTCGGCTGTGCCGACGGTCTCAGGCGCCACAACGTTCGACGCGACGGACGCGCTCGACTCAAGCGCGGTGAGCTTCGCGGCGAGCGCCTCATCATTCGGCCGCAGTGCCACGAGCTGCCGGTACACCACGAGCGCCTTCTCGGGGAAGCCCTGCGAGAGGTACAGCTCGGCCATCGTTTCGGTTACAAACGCCGCTGATTCGAGGATCGTCGCGCGCTCGGGTTCAATCACCGAAGCGTCGTCAGCGACGGCCTCAACCGTTTCTTCTACCGGTTCGTCACCGACCGCGACCAGTTCCGCCGAGTCACTTGCCTCTTCGTCACCCATCGCGACCAGTTCCGCCGAGTCGCTATCCTCCACGGGATTGACGACGGCGTCGACGGTTGCCGGCTCAAGAGAGATCGCGGTCGGCTCCGTCTCGAATCCGAACGGATCCTCGTCGAGGGGGGCCGCCGGAAAATCAAAAGCAGCTGCGTCAATATCTTCGACGCCGCTGACGGGAGCGTCGCCCAAGAGCGAAGGCTCGGAAAACGGCAAAACGTCAACGGAATTCGTCTCCTCTGCGCCAGCGCTTTGCTCCGGCTCTGCTCCAAGGGGGCTCTCACCAAAGAGGGGCTCGGCAACGGGTTGATCGGAAGCGGCAAGGTCGGAGAGTGCCCCCCCGAGATCCGCGGAATCATCCCCTGGGAAGTCCGTGGCGAGATCAACAACTGCTTCGGATGGACCAGACCGGCGGACCAAATGCGGCGAGCTGGCCCACTCGTCGATCGCCGGCATGGCGATGATCGGCGTCGGCGCCATCGGCTGCCGCGGCGGCTCTTCCGAGACGTCGAGGAACGGCAAATCGA
This window encodes:
- a CDS encoding 3-dehydroquinate dehydratase, with amino-acid sequence MRIAVLNGPNLNLLGTREPAVYGTTTLAEIEARLLDAAAELGVTVVCAQFNHEGDLIDAVHALGGRPAAPGVAPELRVKADAALVNAGAWTHTSLALRDALVGVALPFVEVHLSNIYAREPERRHSMLASAALGSVCGFGPSSYELALRGLVATRRATRA
- a CDS encoding tetratricopeptide repeat protein yields the protein MSQPSRIDELRKRFDENPRRYFAPLANEYRKAGDLDQAIALCAEFIGAQPGNMNGHVVYGQALFDAGRYDEAQATFRTAVQLDPENLIALRHLGDIARANGENAAARDWYRRVLDADPRNEEIIAYLEELNKLVGPEAVSPADAATTGVDLPFLDVSEEPPRQPMAPTPIIAMPAIDEWASSPHLVRRSGPSEAVVDLATDFPGDDSADLGGALSDLAASDQPVAEPLFGESPLGAEPEQSAGAEETNSVDVLPFSEPSLLGDAPVSGVEDIDAAAFDFPAAPLDEDPFGFETEPTAISLEPATVDAVVNPVEDSDSAELVAMGDEEASDSAELVAVGDEPVEETVEAVADDASVIEPERATILESAAFVTETMAELYLSQGFPEKALVVYRQLVALRPNDEALAAKLTALESSASVASNVVAPETVGTAEVADVAETAETTEVADAAEIPETAETAGIAEVALTPEAAEVAEAFEASAPALQEHDTEPTPTGPTAREFFAAFAVRAVTATAPVPVTGASGEFATFALPATNVVAGGSLDALFGHVAPTAADENVALAYAAVANAVEPTEPPIKGKPTQPAASELSLDSVFREPRARATPSQKPFTRQSQMLRFDQFFSATDSEAEAPPAPPTPSNEPGSAADLEQFGGWLKGLKDQ